A window from Telopea speciosissima isolate NSW1024214 ecotype Mountain lineage chromosome 8, Tspe_v1, whole genome shotgun sequence encodes these proteins:
- the LOC122670866 gene encoding RING-H2 finger protein ATL46-like has protein sequence MSWIQSQIKEKDGPLTFPPGISPPLSSSSSSYSSFPPPYNSYYQKESTPSSSGGRISPAVLFIIVILAVIFFISGLLHLLVRFLIKKPSSASTSQSTRYPEMSGSDALQRQLQQLFHLHDSGLDQAFIDALPVFLYKEIKGLKEPFDCAVCLCEFSELDKLRLLPLCSHAFHINCIDTWLLSNSTCPLCRGTLFSSAHSIENPVFEFDDPREEDGLPSDREDRFPCGQKTGETEEIVGEKRVFPVRLGKFRNLNNGGGEGESSSSNLDARRCYSMGSFQYVVGDSYLQVALRHDRDGSDVKVVKGRGHNGNSSIVGDIEGKKLSSGSKGESFSVSKIWLWSKKGKYPISSDSHMGVSSSSLNVGLPCPERTQGV, from the coding sequence ATGTCTTGGATTCAGTCtcaaatcaaggaaaaagaTGGTCCTTTGACCTTTCCACCTGGTATTTCTCCTccactgtcttcttcttcttcttcttattcctcaTTCCCACCTCCTTATAATAGTTATTATCAGAAAGAATCAACCCCATCATCCTCTGGGGGCAGAATCAGTCCAGCTGTTCTTTTTATCATAGTTATTCTAGCCGTTATATTTTTCATCTCTGGTTTGCTCCACCTACTCGTTAGATTCCTCATAAAGAAACCGTCTTCCGCATCAACCTCCCAGTCAACCAGGTACCCGGAAATGTCTGGTTCGGATGCTCTGCAAAGGCAGTTACAACAGCTCTTCCATCTCCATGATTCGGGTTTAGATCAAGCTTTTATAGATGCTCTCCCTGTTTTCCTGTACAAAGAGATAAAGGGCCTAAAAGAACCCTTTGATTGCGCTGTTTGCCTCTGTGAATTTTCAGAACTAGACAAATTAAGATTGCTTCCCTTGTGTAGTCACGCGTTTCACATCAACTGTATAGACACATGGCTGCTATCAAACTCGACATGTCCTCTTTGCAGAGGGACCCTCTTCAGCTCTGCCCATTCGATTGAAAACCCAGTTTTTGAATTTGATGATCCAAGGGAGGAGGATGGGCTTCCCAGTGATAGAGAGGATAGGTTCCCTTGTGGACAGAAAACAGGAGAAACAGAGGAGATTGTCGGTGAAAAGAGGGTTTTTCCAGTGAGGCTTGGTAAGTTCAGAAATTTGAAtaatggaggaggagaaggagagagcaGTAGTAGTAATTTGGATGCCAGGAGATGTTATTCGATGGGTTCATTTCAGTATGTGGTTGGAGATTCCTATCTGCAAGTGGCCTTACGCCATGATAGAGATGGTAGTGATGTGAAGGTAGTGAAAGGGAGAGGACACAACGGGAATTCTTCTATTGTTGGGGATATTGAGGGGAAGAAACTCAGTAGTGGAAGTAAAGGTGAGAGCTTCTCTGTTTCCAAGATCTGGCTTTGGTCAAAGAAGGGCAAATACCCAATTTCTTCAGATTCTCATATGGGTGTTTCTTCCTCGTCTCTTAATGTTGGTTTGCCATGTCCTGAAAGAACTCAAGGTGTATGA
- the LOC122671755 gene encoding RNA-dependent RNA polymerase 2, which translates to MAVGRTTVRVSNIPLTAMAKDLFDFFEAILGKGSVFACEIATERKNWKSRGVGRVQFENIDATNTISLLSSQQKLVFKGTHLEISPSLEEIIVRPVESRNRIKNGVLHAGYLVGEHHMNVLESWKGVKAEIMPERGKIEFWVVEGKECYRLEVQFGDVLASSGYRLGGKEPNALLVELKYAPKIYQKIYGPTLASKFSNDRYHICKENFEFAWVRTTDFSVLKSIGQSSSLCWDLKEGLLTSDIIASFPCYREEMGDLILEQEDQLDCKSELVPLINSQVDSKLAYEILFQLNSLIHTKKISLKSVDAELIDLLSELTIETADMILQELHKKSSTCFEPMSFIQSQVSSTRRKQKSISSSQSRRRKDHIMNCYRVLITPSKIYCLGPELENSNYVVRHYAAYASDFLRVSFVEEDWTKLPSDAISTIIEQGIFSKPYRTRIFHRVLSILRDGIKIGSKRFEFLAFSASQLRSNSIWMFASNDSLRAEDIRQWMGKFNKIRSVSKCAARMGQLFSSSRETLNVSPQDVEIIPDIEVTTDGIQYCFSDGIGKVSPSFARLIALECGLRHTPSAFQIRYGGYKGVIAVDRNSFRKLSLRGSMLKFHSKDRMLNVTSWSESMPCYLNREIISLLSTLGIEDEKFEQMQREQIRLLDEMLTNREAALVVLDCTGKDCKTILTNMLLNGYEPSVEPFLSMMLRAHREYQLSDLRNKCRIFVPKGRVLMGCLDETGTLDYGQVYVRVTMTGAERQSDDHNFFQKVDQTTSIVVGRVVVTKNPCLHPGDIRVLQAVHEEALEGKGLVDCLVFPQKGERPHPNECSGGDLDGDLFFVCWDENLIPSKTDTPMDYIARRPRLMDHEVTLEEIQRFFVDYMINDTLGVISTAHLIHADRDPAKAQSPKCLQLATLHSMAVDFAKTGAPAEMPRVLKPKEYPDFLERGDRPMYISHGILGKLYRATLDSTDNHDLDFFWSEKVAQSVYDHDLEVEGFEDFLEIARGHKKLYADKLRALMNYYGVESEDEILTGNLRIRSVFLQRDKRRYGEMKDRILISVGSLHKEAKGWFHDSCKEHELKKMASAWYHVSYHPDYCQDGSNFLSFPWILDDILLNIKSEKKLKSNEVT; encoded by the exons ATGGCTGTTGGTAGAACCACAGTCAGGGTGTCGAACATCCCCCTTACAGCCATGGCTAAAGATCTCTTCGACTTTTTCGAGGCTATTCTCGGCAAAGGCTCTGTATTCGCATGTGAGATTGCGACGGAACGGAAGAACTGGAAGTCGAGAGGTGTGGGTAGAGTCCAATTCGAGAATATTGATGCGACAAACACTATTAGTCTCCTATCCTCGCAACAAAAACTTGTTTTCAAAGGTACCCACTTGGAGATATCACCATCTCTTGAAGAGATCATTGTTCGCCCGGTAGAATCCCGGAATCGCATTAAGAATGGGGTTTTACATGCGGGTTACTTGGTTGGCGAGCATCATATGAATGTTCTTGAGTCTTGGAAAGGCGTCAAAGCGGAGATTATGCCAGAAAGGGGGAAGATTGAGTTTTGGGTGGTTGAGGGCAAGGAATGTTACAGGTTAGAGGTTCAGTTTGGGGATGTTCTTGCTTCCTCTGGTTATCGTTTGGGAGGAAAAGAACCAAATGCACTTCTCGTGGAG CTCAAATATGCTCCAAAGATCTACCAGAAAATCTATGGACCTACTTTGGCCTCAAAGTTTAGCAATGACCGGTACCATATATGCAAGGAAAATTTTGAGTTTGCTTGGGTTCGGACTACAGATTTTTCAGTTTTGAAGTCCATTGGGCAATCATCATCACTCTGTTGGGACCTCAAGGAAGGGTTATTAACTTCAGATATTATTGCCAGTTTCCCATGTTATAGAGAAGAGATGGGGGATCTCATTTTGGAGCAAGAGGATCAGCTGGATTGCAAATCTGAGCTTGTTCCACTCATAAATAGCCAAGTGGATTCAAAGTTAGCATATGAAATCCTTTTCCAGCTCAATTCCCTCATTCATACTAAAAAAATTAGTCTCAAATCGGTGGATGCTGAACTAATTGATCTTCTAAGTGAATTAACTATAGAGACAGCTGATATGATTCTTCAGGAGTTGCATAAGAAGTCGTCTACATGTTTTGAGCCCATGTCATTTATTCAGAGCCAGGTAAGTAGCACAAGGAGAAAGCAGAAAAGTATATCATCATCCCAGAGCAGGCGAAGAAAGGATCATATAATGAATTGTTATAGAGTCCTCATTACCCCTTCAAAAATTTACTGCTTGGGGCCTGAGCTTGAAAATTCCAATTATGTTGTTAGGCACTATGCTGCATATGCTTCTGACTTTCTAAGAGTTTCTTTTGTCGAGGAAGATTGGACAAAGCTACCTTCTGATGCCATTTCAACAATTATTGAGCAAGGTATTTTTTCAAAGCCCTATAGAACTAGAATATTTCATCGGGTACTTTCAATACTTCGAGATGGGATTAAGATTGGGTCTAAGAGATTTGAGTTTCTAGCCTTCTCTGCAAGCCAGCTCCGGTCAAATTCAATTTGGATGTTTGCTTCCAATGATTCTCTTAGAGCAGAAGACATTAGGCAATGGATGGGTAAATTTAACAAGATCCGCAGTGTGTCAAAATGTGCTGCTAGAATGGGTCAGTTATTCAGTTCTTCTAGAGAAACATTGAATGTTTCACCACAAGATGTTGAGATTATTCCTGATATTGAAGTTACAACCGATGGTATCCAGTACTGCTTCTCAGATGGAATTGGAAAAGTTTCTCCCTCTTTTGCCAGACTAATTGCTCTGGAGTGTGGACTAAGGCATACTCCTTCAGCTTTCCAAATTAGATATGGTGGCTATAAAGGTGTTATAGCTGTTGATCGTAATTCTTTCCGGAAGCTTTCTTTGAGGGGGAGTATGTTAAAGTTTCATTCAAAGGATAGAATGCTTAATGTCACCAGTTGGAGTGAGTCTATGCCATGCTATTTGAACCGGGAGATCATTTCCCTGTTGTCTACATTGGGAATAGAGGATGAAAAGTTTGAGCAAATGCAACGTGAACAGATCCGCCTTCTGGATGAAATGTTAACAAATAGGGAGGCTGCTTTGGTTGTTTTGGATTGCACGGGTAAAGATTGTAAGACCATTCTTACAAATATGTTGCTAAATGGTTATGAACCAAGTGTGGAGCCTTTCCTCTCAATGATGCTGAGAGCTCATCGTGAATACCAGTTGTCTGATTTAAGAAACAAGTGCCGGATATTCGTCCCAAAGGGTCGGGTCCTAATGGGATGTTTGGATGAGACTGGCACATTAGACTATGGGCAAGTTTATGTCCGAGTTACCATGACAGGTGCAGAGAGGCAGTCTGATGATCATAATTTCTTCCAGAAAGTGGACCAGACAACATCTATAGTAGTAGGGAGGGTAGTAGTTACAAAAAACCCTTGCCTCCACCCTGGTGATATCAGAGTACTACAGGCTGTCCATGAAGAGGCATTAGAAGGGAAAGGTTTGGTTGATTGTCTTGTCTTCCCTCAGAAAGGAGAAAG GCCTCATCCAAATGAATGCTCTGGTGGTGATCTTGATGGTGACCTATTTTTTGTATGCTGGGATGAAAATCTCATCCCATCGAAAACTGATACACCGATGGACTACATTGCACGGAGGCCACGTCTCATGGATCATGAGGTGACCTTGGAG GAAATTCAGAGATTCTTTGTTGATTACATGATCAATGACACTCTTGGTGTCATCTCAACTGCACATCTAATTCATGCGGACCGTGATCCAGCTAAAGCCCAAAGTCCTAAATGCCTTCAGTTGGCAACCCTTCACTCTATGGCCGTGGACTTTGCAAAGACAGGAGCACCTGCAGAGATGCCAAGAGTACTGAAACCAAAGGAGTACCCTGACTTCCTGGAGAGGGGAGACAGGCCCATGTACATTTCCCATGGCATATTAGGGAAGCTCTACCGTGCCACCCTCGATTCAACAGACAATCATGATCTCGATTTTTTCTGGTCAGAAAAGGTTGCTCAATCTGTTTACGACCATGATCTTGAAGTTGAAGGATTTGAAGATTTTCTAGAAATTGCTAGAGGTCATAAAAAGCTATATGCAGACAAGTTAAGAGCTCTAATGAATTATTATGGGGTGGAAAGTGAAGATGAGATACTGACGGGTAATTTGCGGATCCGTTCAGTGTTTTTGCAGCGGGACAAAAGGAGATATGGGGAAATGAAGGACCGAATTTTGATCTCAGTTGGAAGCCTACATAAAGAGGCCAAAGGATGGTTCCATGATAGCTGCAAGGAGCATGAACTTAAGAAGATGGCATCCGCATGGTACCATGTGAGTTACCACCCGGATTATTGTCAGGATGGCAGCAACTTCCTGAGCTTTCCCTGGATCTTAGATGACATTCTGCTGAACATAAAATCagagaaaaaattgaaatctaACGAGGTTACCTAG
- the LOC122672018 gene encoding uncharacterized protein LOC122672018: protein MGMESRETKGEEMADQMLAKRRCCSWLPCFGSDDKSNSDGGGAAALCWSKGWNVLLKIREWSEIVAVPRWKKFIRRFKKNNDEKGGDGGGCGGGVGLNNKGKFQYDPLSYALNFDEGPAQSDYPDKDSLYRDFSSRYASIPISVKSSMDFGSDAPSFSRR, encoded by the coding sequence ATGGGGATGGAGAGTAGGGAAACAAAAGGTGAAGAAATGGCAGATCAAATGCTCGCGAAGAGAAGGTGCTGCTCCTGGTTGCCTTGTTTCGGTTCGGACGACAAATCTAATTCAGACGGTGGAGGCGCCGCCGCTTTGTGTTGGAGCAAAGGGTGGAATGTGCTATTGAAGATCAGGGAGTGGTCGGAAATTGTGGCTGTGCCGCGCTGGAAGAAATTTATTCGCCGCTTCAAGAAGAACAACGACGAGAAGGGAGGTGACGGTGGAGGTTGTGGTGGTGGAGTAGGGTTGAACAATAAGGGCAAATTCCAATATGATCCCTTGAGTTACGCGCTTAACTTCGATGAAGGGCCTGCGCAGAGTGATTATCCGGATAAGGACTCTCTCTACCGGGATTTCTCCTCCCGGTACGCATCCATTCCCATTTCTGTCAAGTCCTCCATGGATTTCGGCAGCGACGCCCCCTCCTTCTCGAGAAGATGA